The Halobacillus amylolyticus nucleotide sequence TAAGACCAATGTCGGGCCGGTGATTAATAGTGGTCAACTGAAAGGCATTCTAGAGGACCTCGAATCAAGCATTAACCAGGGTGCCCATAAAGTTTTGGGCGGAGACGTCAATGGAAATATTCTTGAGCCAACGGTTCTCGTGAATGTAACGAATGATATGCCAATCGCTAAAAATGAAATTTTTGGCCCGGTCGCTCCGATTATTTCATATAAAGATGAAGACGAGGCCGTTGACATCGCCAACGATTCACCATATGGCTTAAGCGGTGCCGTACATTCTGGTTCATTAGAACACGGGGTAAACATCGCTAGAAGACTCCATACCGGTATGGTTCATGTCAATGATCAATCGATTAATGACGAGTCCCACGTCCCGTTTGGCGGGGAAAAAGAGTCAGGCCTTGGTCGATTTAATGGGGATTGGATTCTTGAAGAATTCACGACTGTGCAATGGGTATCTGTCCAACACGAAAAACGCGATTACGGCCCTTATTTTGATTGATGGCTAGGTTTAGAAAAAATGAAAACATGCTAAAGACCACATTCCATGCAAAGAATGTGGTCTTATTTTGTCATTTAATTTAACTTTGACGGAAGTGTTTAAATAGAGTGCAAGATTGCTTTGGGAAGTGATGTGTCTTTCCCGCTAATGCCCGTTTGTGATATAAAGCAGCAATTGGGTACACCCTATTGATAAGGAATTATTGAGTTTATCCCTTTGATCTTCCACAATACAGTTAAAAAAGGGTGAGGTATTATGACGATTATATTATTTCTCTTAGCTGGATTAGCTGAAATCGGTGGTGGCTATCTTATCTGGCTTTGGCTAAGAGAAGGAAAACCTTTTTATTTTGGGATAATAGGTGGCTTATCCTTAGCTATGTATGGAGTCATAGCTGCGTTTCAAACCTTCCCATCTTTTGGGAGAGTATATGCAGCCTATGGAGGAGTTTTTATTATATTATCTGTACTTTGGGGATGGGGAATTGATAAAAAAACACCGGATACATATGATTGGATTGGCGCAGCAATATGTCTGGTTGGGGTGTCAGTGATGTTGTGGCCTCGTAATTAACTTACACTATCTTTAAAAATGCTTATCGTTGTAAATCCGCGTTTTCCCTGGTGCTACCCTTGTAGCTTGGATCTTGATACGTAAAGGGAATACCAAAGAATATATAAAATTTGCGAGCTACTTTTCTACGTATGGAGTGTTACAAATGGTTAGAATGCCCTCTCCGTTATGCTGTAGTCACGGAGAATTTAACAATTCAAGAGTGTCAGACATTACTAAGAAACGTTGAATCTCAACTACAGAATAAAGATATCGGTTATGTGATGGTCCAGCACACGTGGCCCCCCTCATGAGGATTCTCTTTTATGTCACCAACATAATCACTATTTGTACGCCTCCATACCTAGTCTTGGAGGCATTTCTGTTTGTTCAACTGATTATAACCGGTCCAAAAAGAGTCGTAGATGGAAAAAGGGAGAATGGGAAAGCTCCAGTCTCAGGATTAAAAGCATAAATCTAGACAACTTTTGTATTATTTATTAC carries:
- a CDS encoding YnfA family protein — encoded protein: MTIILFLLAGLAEIGGGYLIWLWLREGKPFYFGIIGGLSLAMYGVIAAFQTFPSFGRVYAAYGGVFIILSVLWGWGIDKKTPDTYDWIGAAICLVGVSVMLWPRN